One window from the genome of Mauremys mutica isolate MM-2020 ecotype Southern chromosome 4, ASM2049712v1, whole genome shotgun sequence encodes:
- the GAL gene encoding galanin peptides has translation MQRWTSLLFLSLIFCATLSETFGLVLSAKEKRGWTLNSAGYLLGPHAVDNHRSFIDKHGLAGKREIQPEEDIKIGNLGRPVVDDNVVRTVIEFLTYLHLKEAGALDNLLSSEETNQS, from the exons ATGCAGAGGTGGACTAGTCTCCTGTTTCTCTCTTTGATCTTTTGCGCCACCCTCTCAGAGACATTTGGACTCGTTTTATCT GCAAAAGAAAAGAGGGGCTGGACTTTGAATAGTGCTGGTTACCTACTTGGGCCAC ATGCAGTAGATAATCACAGATCTTTTATTGACAAACATGGCCTAGCTGGTAAACGTGAGATACAGCCTGAAGAGGATATAAAAATAG GTAATCTTGGGAGACCAGTGGTTGATGACAATGTTGTACGCACAGTAATTGAATTTTTGACTTACTTGCATCTTAAAG aGGCTGGGGCACTAGATAATCTACTTTCATCAGAAGAAACAAATCAGTCctga